Proteins from a single region of Sporosarcina sp. P33:
- the hemC gene encoding hydroxymethylbilane synthase, which produces MRKIIVGSRRSKLALTQTNWFIEQMKQAGAPFEFEVKEIVTKGDQILDVMLSKVGGKGLFVKEFQQALYNKEIDFAVHSMKDMPAVIPDGLTVGCIPKRVDPRDAYIANDHVRFMDLPIGAVVGTSSLRRSSQLLMLRPDIEIKWIRGNIDTRLRKLHDGEYDAIILAAAGLKRMGWDDNIVTEHLALDDCIPAVGQGALAIECREDDAELRRELDKLTDDKTWVELQAERTFLAEMDGSCQVPIAGFATYDGKEVELTGFIASPDAIEVFRETVKGTDPVAVGKEVGKLLRDQGAAEVIEKVKAEMDA; this is translated from the coding sequence GTGAGAAAGATTATTGTAGGTTCACGCAGAAGTAAACTGGCATTGACTCAAACCAACTGGTTTATTGAACAAATGAAACAGGCCGGTGCGCCATTTGAATTTGAAGTGAAGGAAATTGTTACGAAGGGCGACCAGATTTTGGATGTTATGCTTTCAAAAGTAGGCGGCAAGGGACTATTCGTAAAAGAATTCCAGCAGGCTCTGTATAACAAAGAGATCGACTTTGCTGTGCATAGCATGAAAGACATGCCAGCGGTAATTCCTGATGGGTTGACAGTCGGCTGCATTCCAAAACGCGTAGATCCGCGCGACGCATACATTGCAAACGATCACGTGCGTTTTATGGACTTGCCGATCGGAGCAGTTGTGGGAACTTCAAGTCTCCGCCGCAGTTCACAATTATTGATGCTGCGTCCGGATATCGAAATCAAATGGATTCGCGGTAATATCGATACACGTCTGCGGAAGCTGCATGACGGTGAATATGATGCAATTATTCTGGCAGCTGCCGGACTCAAGCGTATGGGCTGGGATGACAATATCGTAACAGAGCACTTGGCGCTTGATGATTGTATCCCAGCGGTAGGACAAGGTGCACTGGCCATTGAATGCCGTGAAGACGATGCGGAATTGCGCCGTGAACTGGATAAACTCACTGATGACAAGACATGGGTGGAATTGCAGGCTGAACGTACATTCCTTGCTGAGATGGACGGTTCCTGCCAGGTGCCGATTGCAGGATTTGCAACATATGATGGCAAAGAAGTCGAATTGACCGGATTTATTGCGTCACCAGATGCAATCGAAGTGTTCCGTGAAACTGTGAAAGGAACAGACCCAGTTGCAGTCGGTAAAGAAGTCGGTAAACTTTTGCGTGATCAAGGGGCCGCGGAAGTCATCGAGAAAGTGAAGGCAGAAATGGATGCGTAA
- the ccsA gene encoding cytochrome c biogenesis protein CcsA: MVDLTMARLQELMIVLYALSLVFYLIDYLKKIKIMQRIAFWLIVTVWVTQTAILSLYIIEMKRFPVLSLVEGIYFYVWLLVTLSIVFQLIYKVNFMVFFTNIIGFVFLMIHVFSNLKYNASAVGDSLISEVLFVHITTAILSYAVFALAFVFAVLYLIVYKVLKSKKFTKRFSSLPNLHQTLTGMKMSIYTGIPILFVSLLFGVQWAYVALADWSVFDVKIMGSFAVLLIYSSVVYFSYKGKLQSIELAWMTIFAFLLTVINFFLGSTLSQFHFWV, encoded by the coding sequence ATGGTGGATTTGACCATGGCAAGACTTCAGGAATTAATGATTGTACTGTATGCCCTCAGTCTTGTCTTTTATTTAATTGATTACCTTAAGAAGATAAAAATCATGCAGCGCATTGCTTTTTGGCTGATTGTCACCGTATGGGTTACCCAAACCGCTATTTTATCTTTATATATTATTGAAATGAAACGGTTTCCCGTGCTTTCACTGGTTGAAGGAATTTATTTTTACGTGTGGCTTCTTGTCACCTTATCAATTGTGTTCCAATTGATTTATAAAGTGAACTTTATGGTCTTTTTTACAAATATTATCGGATTTGTCTTCTTGATGATTCATGTATTTTCTAATCTGAAATACAACGCATCTGCGGTGGGCGATTCATTAATTTCAGAAGTACTGTTTGTTCATATTACGACAGCAATCCTCTCGTATGCGGTGTTCGCACTGGCATTTGTATTTGCAGTATTGTATTTAATTGTCTACAAAGTATTGAAAAGCAAGAAGTTTACGAAACGATTTTCCAGTCTTCCTAATTTGCATCAAACGCTGACAGGGATGAAGATGTCGATCTACACGGGTATTCCGATTCTGTTCGTCAGTTTATTATTTGGCGTACAGTGGGCATATGTGGCGCTTGCCGACTGGTCTGTTTTTGATGTGAAAATCATGGGATCGTTCGCAGTTCTTCTGATTTATTCCAGTGTGGTCTATTTCAGCTACAAAGGGAAGCTTCAATCAATAGAACTTGCCTGGATGACTATATTTGCATTTCTATTAACAGTTATTAATTTCTTTTTGGGCAGTACGCTGTCACAATTTCATTTTTGGGTATAA
- the hemA gene encoding glutamyl-tRNA reductase, with protein sequence MYTVVVGVNHRTAPVEIREKLSFVETDLPQAMQTLQQQKSILENIIISTCNRTEIYAVVDQIHTGRYYIKKFLADWFAIPMEEFSSHLIIHEEDGAIEHLLRVAAGIDSMVLGETQILGQVRSSFFAAQNIGTTGTVFNELFKQAITTAKRAHTDTAIGENAVSVSYAAVELGKKIFGSLKDKHIAILGAGKMGELAVKNLQGSGTGKITVINRTFSNAEILAAKFDGEAKSMQELQCLLLEADILISSTGATEYVIDYELMQYVEKLRKGKPLFMVDIAVPRDLDPKIGDLDSVFLYDIDDLQGIVEANLEERKRAADEIGLMIEKEVVAFKEWLSTLGVVPMISALRKKASRIQSETMLSIENKMPDLTEREKKVLNKHTKSIINQLLKEPILQAKELSTDKKAADKLAIFEQIFGIAEDVVIEKEQLAIQAKERLQKRAERKNETLDASELNYQH encoded by the coding sequence ATGTATACAGTTGTTGTCGGTGTTAACCACCGGACTGCCCCTGTCGAAATTAGAGAAAAATTATCATTCGTTGAAACTGATCTGCCCCAGGCGATGCAAACTTTGCAGCAGCAAAAGAGCATCTTGGAAAATATTATTATTTCCACTTGTAACCGCACAGAAATCTATGCGGTAGTCGATCAGATTCATACGGGACGGTATTATATAAAGAAATTCCTTGCTGACTGGTTTGCGATTCCTATGGAAGAATTCTCTAGTCATTTAATCATTCATGAAGAAGATGGTGCGATTGAACATTTATTGCGTGTAGCTGCCGGGATCGATTCTATGGTGCTCGGGGAAACACAAATTTTAGGTCAAGTACGCAGCAGTTTCTTTGCGGCACAAAATATCGGTACTACAGGTACGGTATTCAATGAATTGTTTAAGCAGGCGATTACGACAGCAAAAAGAGCCCATACTGATACTGCAATAGGTGAAAATGCAGTTTCTGTTTCCTATGCAGCAGTTGAATTGGGTAAAAAGATCTTTGGCTCATTAAAAGATAAGCATATTGCCATTCTTGGAGCTGGAAAAATGGGAGAATTGGCAGTTAAAAACTTGCAGGGAAGCGGCACAGGGAAAATCACAGTGATCAACCGGACGTTTTCCAATGCAGAAATACTGGCTGCAAAGTTTGACGGTGAAGCGAAGTCCATGCAGGAGCTGCAATGTTTGCTTCTTGAAGCGGATATCCTCATCAGCTCTACTGGCGCTACGGAGTATGTCATTGACTACGAGTTAATGCAGTATGTAGAGAAATTGCGTAAAGGCAAACCGTTATTTATGGTTGATATTGCCGTGCCGCGTGATTTAGATCCTAAGATCGGCGACTTGGACAGTGTCTTCTTGTATGATATCGATGACTTGCAGGGCATTGTCGAAGCTAATCTGGAAGAGCGAAAACGCGCAGCAGATGAGATCGGTCTGATGATTGAAAAAGAAGTGGTGGCTTTTAAAGAATGGCTTTCCACTCTCGGAGTTGTGCCGATGATTTCTGCATTGCGTAAAAAAGCGAGCCGGATCCAAAGTGAAACGATGCTTAGTATCGAAAACAAAATGCCGGACCTGACAGAACGCGAGAAAAAAGTTCTTAATAAACATACAAAGTCAATTATTAATCAACTGTTGAAAGAACCAATCTTACAGGCAAAAGAATTGTCTACAGATAAAAAAGCAGCAGATAAACTGGCTATTTTCGAACAAATCTTTGGCATTGCCGAAGACGTCGTGATTGAAAAAGAACAGCTTGCCATCCAGGCTAAAGAACGTCTGCAAAAACGCGCTGAGCGAAAAAATGAAACTCTCGACGCATCTGAACTAAATTACCAACACTAA
- the yihA gene encoding ribosome biogenesis GTP-binding protein YihA/YsxC, whose amino-acid sequence MKVHNVEMVMSAVKPEQYPTEGYPEFALAGRSNVGKSSFINKMIGRKSLARTSSKPGKTQTLNFYKIEEQLFFVDVPGYGYAKVSKSERGKWGGMIEQYMMSREELRAVIQIVDLRHPPSADDCLMYEFLASYNIPTIVIATKADKIPKGKWEKHKKIVRTTLDMEKHHPLILFSSEKGIGMDEVWREIESRM is encoded by the coding sequence ATGAAAGTCCATAACGTAGAAATGGTTATGAGTGCGGTCAAACCGGAACAATATCCAACAGAAGGCTACCCGGAATTTGCATTGGCAGGCCGTTCAAATGTAGGTAAATCCTCATTCATCAATAAAATGATCGGCCGTAAAAGTCTGGCCCGCACCTCATCTAAACCTGGAAAGACCCAGACGCTTAACTTCTATAAAATCGAAGAACAATTATTCTTTGTCGATGTGCCTGGGTATGGTTACGCAAAAGTATCAAAATCAGAGCGCGGTAAATGGGGCGGAATGATCGAGCAGTACATGATGTCTCGTGAAGAATTGCGTGCCGTCATACAGATTGTCGATTTGCGTCACCCGCCATCCGCGGATGACTGCCTAATGTATGAATTTCTTGCGAGCTATAACATCCCGACGATCGTCATTGCGACGAAGGCGGATAAAATCCCTAAAGGCAAGTGGGAAAAGCATAAAAAGATTGTCCGTACAACGTTAGATATGGAAAAGCATCATCCATTAATTTTATTTTCATCCGAAAAAGGGATTGGTATGGATGAGGTATGGCGTGAAATCGAAAGTCGCATGTAA
- the lon gene encoding endopeptidase La, with product MPTIQEQNIPLLPLRGVIVYPTMLLHIDVGRERSIFAIEHALAGDHKVFLATQKDLTLENPEKEDLHKIGTLANIKSITQLPNGTYRVLIEGLHRALWNSYKEADLYPVVNAACYEENDEKDVEDEALMRSLVAQFKRYAKNSKRISDETLETVEGIQEPGRLADMIASNLPLKLTAKQEVLEMTDVPKRLEWLISRMYNEQEIMEMEQKINERVKEAMERTQKEFYLREQLKAIQTELGDKDGKGLEVSELTKKIEESNMPPSVRETAERELERYEKIPSISAESGIIRNYIEWLIMLPWTYATEDQLDLARSEAILHRDHEGLEKVKERILEFLAVRQMTNSLRGPILCLDGPPGVGKTSLARSIAESLGREFVRLSLGGVRDESEIRGHRRTYVGAMPGRIIQSMKKAGTINPVFLLDEIDKMSNDFRGDPSSAMLEVLDPEQNSTFSDHYIEEPYDLSSVLFIATSNDLGAIPGPLRDRMEVISIPGYTEQEKQSIAINHLIPKQMKEHGLKKSQVRFQEDAVLEVVRYYTREAGVRSLEREIASICRKAARQILAGDKKSLTVSPKSLQSLLGKKRFRFGQAETVNQVGMATGLAYTAVGGDTLQIEVSLSPGKGKLLLTGKLGDVMKESAQTALSYVRSKAVSFDIEPDFHEKWDIHIHVPEGATPKDGPSAGITIVTALVSALTERPIRREVGMTGEVTLRGRVLPIGGLKQKTLSAHRAGLRTIIIPSDNERDLDDIPDSIRKELTFKLVSDAQEVLDIALEEKK from the coding sequence ATGCCGACGATTCAAGAGCAGAACATCCCATTATTGCCACTTCGCGGAGTGATTGTTTATCCGACGATGCTATTACACATAGACGTTGGCCGGGAACGCTCCATTTTTGCAATAGAACATGCATTAGCCGGAGATCATAAAGTCTTTCTGGCCACACAGAAAGATCTGACTCTGGAAAATCCGGAAAAAGAAGATTTGCATAAAATCGGCACATTGGCCAATATCAAATCTATAACGCAGCTGCCAAACGGCACATATCGTGTGTTAATTGAAGGCTTACACCGCGCCCTATGGAATTCATATAAAGAAGCTGATTTGTATCCGGTCGTCAATGCCGCATGCTACGAAGAAAATGATGAAAAAGATGTAGAAGATGAAGCGCTGATGCGTTCGCTCGTTGCACAATTTAAACGGTATGCGAAAAACAGCAAGCGTATTTCGGACGAGACATTAGAAACTGTTGAAGGCATTCAGGAACCAGGCAGACTGGCAGATATGATCGCATCCAATTTGCCGTTAAAATTAACTGCGAAACAAGAAGTGCTTGAAATGACGGATGTGCCAAAACGGTTAGAATGGCTCATCAGCCGTATGTATAACGAGCAGGAAATTATGGAAATGGAACAGAAAATCAACGAGCGCGTCAAGGAAGCAATGGAACGTACGCAGAAAGAGTTCTATTTGCGCGAACAATTAAAAGCCATTCAGACAGAGCTCGGCGATAAAGACGGAAAAGGTCTGGAAGTATCTGAACTGACGAAGAAAATTGAAGAATCTAATATGCCGCCATCGGTGAGAGAAACTGCCGAGCGTGAGCTGGAGCGTTATGAAAAAATCCCTTCGATTTCTGCGGAGAGCGGAATCATCCGTAATTACATCGAATGGCTCATCATGCTGCCCTGGACATATGCAACAGAGGATCAGCTGGATTTAGCGCGTTCAGAAGCAATTTTACATCGCGATCACGAAGGACTTGAAAAAGTGAAGGAACGTATTCTCGAATTCCTGGCTGTTCGTCAGATGACGAACTCTTTGCGGGGACCGATACTTTGTCTGGACGGACCGCCAGGAGTGGGTAAAACTTCATTGGCCCGTTCGATTGCCGAATCACTCGGCCGTGAATTTGTCCGTTTGTCACTTGGCGGCGTTCGTGACGAATCGGAAATCCGCGGACACCGCAGAACCTATGTGGGGGCTATGCCGGGACGTATTATTCAGAGTATGAAAAAGGCAGGCACAATCAATCCTGTATTCTTGCTGGATGAAATCGATAAAATGTCTAATGACTTCCGTGGTGACCCGTCATCCGCAATGCTCGAGGTATTGGATCCGGAACAGAACAGCACATTCAGCGACCATTATATAGAAGAGCCGTATGATCTCTCTAGCGTACTGTTCATTGCGACATCGAATGATCTGGGAGCTATTCCCGGACCGCTGCGTGACCGAATGGAAGTGATATCAATACCAGGTTATACAGAGCAGGAAAAACAGTCGATTGCAATTAATCATCTCATACCAAAACAAATGAAAGAACACGGACTGAAGAAATCTCAGGTTCGTTTTCAAGAGGATGCAGTACTTGAAGTCGTGCGCTATTATACGCGTGAAGCGGGTGTGCGCTCACTTGAGCGCGAAATTGCGAGCATTTGCCGTAAAGCCGCGCGTCAGATTCTGGCAGGCGACAAGAAGAGCCTGACAGTGAGTCCGAAATCACTGCAATCTCTTCTAGGCAAAAAACGCTTCCGTTTCGGACAGGCGGAAACGGTCAACCAGGTCGGAATGGCAACAGGGCTTGCTTATACAGCAGTTGGCGGAGATACACTTCAGATTGAAGTGTCGCTGTCACCCGGAAAGGGCAAACTCCTGCTGACAGGGAAGCTTGGCGACGTCATGAAGGAATCGGCACAGACTGCATTATCCTATGTTCGTTCAAAAGCTGTATCGTTTGATATCGAACCTGATTTCCATGAAAAATGGGACATTCATATTCACGTTCCAGAAGGCGCCACGCCAAAAGATGGACCGTCGGCGGGTATTACAATAGTCACTGCGCTCGTGTCCGCTTTGACAGAACGCCCAATCAGACGTGAAGTCGGCATGACAGGGGAAGTAACTTTGCGCGGACGTGTGCTGCCCATCGGCGGTTTGAAGCAGAAGACACTAAGTGCACACCGTGCGGGATTACGCACGATTATTATTCCGTCAGATAATGAACGTGACTTGGATGATATACCTGACAGCATTAGAAAAGAATTAACATTTAAACTCGTGTCGGATGCTCAGGAAGTACTCGATATCGCTTTGGAGGAAAAGAAATGA